The following nucleotide sequence is from Acidobacteriota bacterium.
ATTCCCGCGTGCCCAAATACAAGCACCGCTTCCGGGAGGCCTTCGACCTGTCGGAGGCCGAGGCGGCGGCGCTGTGCCTGCTGCTCCTTCGGGGTCCGCAGACGGCGGGAGAGATCAAGGGTCGCGCCGAGCGGCTCTTCTCCTTCCGGGAGGTGGCGGAGGTCGAATCCACCCTGGAGGGCCTCTCCCGGCTCGAGGAGGGCCCCCTCTGCGTCCGGCTCCCCCGCCAGCCCGGCCGCAAGGAAGCACGGTGGGCCCACACCCTCGCGGGGATGCCGGATACGGCGGAAGTCTCCCGGGTGGAGGACGGGGCGGCCCCGCTCCTTCCTCCCGCCCCCAGCGTTCTCGAGCGCCTGGCCTCCCTGGAGGAGGAGGCGCGGAGCCTCCGGGAGGAGGTCCGCGCCCTGCGCGTCGAGGTGGACGAACTACGGGCCTTCCGGAACGCCCTCGAATGAGGCCCCCGCCGTGAGGCTGACGCTCGTGGCGGCGGTGGCTCAGGACCGGACCCTCGGCTCCGGCGGCCGGATCCCCTGGCACATCCCCGGCGACCAGGCTCGCTTCCGGGATCTCACCTGGGGCCGCCCCGTTCTCATGGGCCGCAAGACCTGGGAGTCCCTTCCCGCAAAGCCCCTCCCGGGGCGCGAGAACGTGGTCTTGAGCCGCGATTCGTCCTTCGCGCCCCGAGGCGCCCGCCTCGCGCATTCCCTGGAGGAGGCCCTGGGGCCTTACGCCGAGCAGGAGGGCGACGTGTTCGTCATCGGCGGAGCGGACCTCTTCGCCCAGACCCTGCCCCTTGCGGCCCGCCTCGTCCTCACCGAGGTGCCGGGGCGCTTCGGTGGGGACGCCGTTTTTCCCCCCATCCCCGCGGATTTCGAGATTGTGAGCCGCCAGGAGCACCCGGGGCCGCCGCCGTGCGCCGTCGTCGTCCTCGAGCGGCCCGCCCCGCGGGTCTTGTTCCGCGGGAGGCGTCGCTGAACGCCGGTCTCTCGTAGGGGCGGCCCGCCGTGGCCGCCCGCCTTCGAAGGCCATCCTCCCCGCAGCGGTCCTTGCCTGCAAGGACCATCCCCTCGGCCGATGAGAGCCCCGGCCGCTGGGCAGACCCCCCTCTTTGTGGGTTTGCCTCTTGCCTCTTGCTATTTCGCTCTTTGCTTTTCGCCTATATCCCAAATTCCAAATCCCAAATCCGAAATTCCAAACGCCCCTTTCGCCTCGCGTTTTTAAGACTGGGAAAATAGGTGGCTGTCCCTAGTTTTTCATCCTTTCTTGCCTCCCGCTTCGAAAGGGACCATCTTTTGTCCGCGGCACGATTCGAGGGGAGGGGTGGATCATGGGCAAGCGGCTGATCGTCACGCTTTTCTGCCTCGCGTCGCTGGCGGCGGGGGCCCAGGCCATCGTGGCCGACCACACGTGCGCGGACCTCTCGGCGGTGCCCGCGGAGGCCCTGAACCA
It contains:
- a CDS encoding DUF480 domain-containing protein, with product MRVTLTPEEVRVLGSLVEKSVTTPEYYPLSLVAVTAACNQKSSRDPVVSYEAPVVQAALHGLRDKHLLWVVSGPDSRVPKYKHRFREAFDLSEAEAAALCLLLLRGPQTAGEIKGRAERLFSFREVAEVESTLEGLSRLEEGPLCVRLPRQPGRKEARWAHTLAGMPDTAEVSRVEDGAAPLLPPAPSVLERLASLEEEARSLREEVRALRVEVDELRAFRNALE
- a CDS encoding dihydrofolate reductase, whose protein sequence is MRLTLVAAVAQDRTLGSGGRIPWHIPGDQARFRDLTWGRPVLMGRKTWESLPAKPLPGRENVVLSRDSSFAPRGARLAHSLEEALGPYAEQEGDVFVIGGADLFAQTLPLAARLVLTEVPGRFGGDAVFPPIPADFEIVSRQEHPGPPPCAVVVLERPAPRVLFRGRRR